The Sorex araneus isolate mSorAra2 chromosome 5, mSorAra2.pri, whole genome shotgun sequence genome has a segment encoding these proteins:
- the TMEM53 gene encoding transmembrane protein 53 isoform X2, whose product MVFFSEPLGIPSLRVLAQKLLELLFDHEVDQEPLLFHVFSNAGVMLYRHVLELLHTRQRFCHLRVVGTIFDSGPGDSNLVGALRALAAVLQRRPAALRLLLLGAFALVAVLFHVLLAPLTALFYTHFYDRLLNAASRWPELYLYSRADRVVLAKDVERMVEARLAHRVCVRSVDFKSSAHVSHLRDFPAHYTSLCINFMRSCIHGGGPSPPPSPQPQD is encoded by the coding sequence ATGGTCTTCTTCTCCGAGCCCCTGGGCATCCCTTCGCTGCGTGTCTTGGCCCAGAAGCTCCTGGAGCTGCTCTTCGACCACGAGGTGGACCAGGAGCCGCTGCTCTTCCACGTCTTCAGCAACGCCGGCGTCATGCTGTACCGCCATGTGCTGGAGCTGCTGCACACCCGCCAGCGCTTCTGCCACTTGCGTGTGGTGGGCACCATTTTTGACAGCGGGCCCGGGGACAGCAACCTGGTGGGGGCGCTGCGGGCCCTGGCAGCCGTCCTGCAGCGCCGGCCGGCCGCGCTGCgcctgctgctgctgggggccTTTGCCCTGGTGGCCGTCCTGTTCCACGTCCTGCTGGCTCCGCTCACCGCCCTCTTCTACACCCACTTCTACGACAGGCTCCTCAACGCCGCCTCCCGCTGGCCCGAGCTCTACCTCTACTCGCGGGCTGACCGGGTGGTCCTGGCCAAGGACGTGGAGCGCATGGTGGAGGCACGCCTGGCACACCGGGTCTGCGTGCGTTCCGTGGACTTCAAGTCGTCGGCCCACGTCAGCCACCTCCGAGACTTCCCCGCGCACTACACTAGCCTCTGCATCAACTTCATGCGCAGCTGCATCCACGGCGGGGGGCCTAGTCCGCCCCCCTCTCCTCAGCCCCAGGACTAa